One part of the Marinobacter sp. M3C genome encodes these proteins:
- the hisC gene encoding histidinol-phosphate transaminase produces MAIDYQSLAVSGVQALSPYQPGKPIAELARELGLNPADIIKLASNENPLGPSPKAVQAAQKAMGELCLYPDGNGFDLKQALSSRFVVGTSQLTLGNGSNDLLEVIARCFAGADDEVIYSQYAFAVYPIVTQAIGARGVCVPALNWGHDLNAMAAAITERTKLIFVANPNNPTGTVHGAKALQAFMDTVPARVLVVLDEAYCEYMQGEDDADGLLLLPDYPNLIVCRTFSKAWGLAALRIGYSISSAAIANILNRVRQPFNVGSVSLAAATAVLSDEAYLDEARRVNRDGLAQLSAAFDAMGLSYIPSTANFIAVDVGEQAMDVYQALLAHGVIVRPVAGYGMPRHLRVSVGLARENARFIEALSQVLMTSGQGA; encoded by the coding sequence ATGGCGATTGATTACCAGAGTCTGGCAGTATCCGGTGTTCAGGCGCTATCGCCTTACCAGCCAGGCAAGCCGATTGCAGAGTTGGCGCGGGAGTTGGGCTTGAACCCGGCCGACATCATCAAGCTGGCCAGCAACGAAAATCCGCTGGGCCCCAGCCCGAAAGCCGTGCAGGCCGCGCAAAAAGCCATGGGCGAGTTGTGCTTGTACCCTGACGGTAACGGCTTTGATTTGAAACAGGCATTGTCCAGCCGTTTTGTTGTCGGAACGTCACAACTGACTCTGGGCAATGGTTCTAACGACCTGCTAGAAGTGATCGCCCGTTGCTTTGCCGGTGCTGATGACGAAGTGATCTATTCCCAGTACGCCTTTGCCGTTTACCCGATTGTGACCCAAGCGATTGGTGCACGGGGCGTGTGCGTTCCAGCGTTGAACTGGGGGCATGACCTGAATGCCATGGCAGCGGCGATTACCGAACGCACAAAACTGATTTTTGTGGCCAATCCCAATAACCCCACCGGTACAGTTCACGGCGCCAAAGCCTTACAGGCGTTTATGGACACAGTGCCCGCACGGGTGCTGGTGGTGTTAGACGAAGCCTACTGCGAATACATGCAAGGCGAGGATGACGCCGACGGCCTGTTGCTGTTGCCCGATTATCCCAATCTGATTGTTTGCCGCACTTTTTCCAAAGCCTGGGGCCTGGCGGCGCTGCGCATCGGTTACAGCATCAGCTCTGCGGCTATTGCCAACATTCTTAATCGGGTACGCCAGCCGTTTAACGTGGGCAGCGTGTCTTTAGCAGCGGCTACGGCGGTGTTGAGCGACGAAGCTTATCTGGATGAAGCACGCAGGGTGAACCGTGATGGCCTGGCTCAGCTTAGCGCTGCGTTTGATGCCATGGGACTGTCGTATATTCCGTCTACGGCGAACTTTATTGCGGTAGACGTGGGTGAGCAGGCCATGGATGTTTATCAGGCGCTTTTGGCGCACGGCGTAATTGTGCGCCCTGTCGCCGGTTATGGCATGCCGCGGCACCTGCGGGTGTCGGTGGGCCTTGCGAGAGAAAACGCGCGCTTTATTGAAGCTTTATCACAAGTTCTGATGACGTCCGGGCAGGGCGCTTAA
- the pheA gene encoding prephenate dehydratase yields the protein MSDEQARLAELRDEIDSIDQQIMELISARARCAQEVAHVKTAANPGQDVLFYRPEREAQVLRRIMEQNPGPLPSEEMARLFREIMSVCLALEKPMHIAFLGPLGTFTQAAALKHFGHSVVSVPMPAIDAVFREVESGAAHYGVVPVENSTEGMINHTLDMFMSSPLKICGEVQLRIHHHLMVSPQHDGVEITRIYSHQQSFAQCRQWLDTHRYGIERITVSSNAEAARRAAAEPGSAAIAGDMAAELYGLVKLANSIEDRPDNTTRFLIIGREAVTPSGHDKTSVLVSMRNKPGALYQLLEPFHSHGISLTRIETRPSQTGTWAYVFYIDFEGHMDDEPACKVLAEVDAEAVELKRLGSYPIGVL from the coding sequence ATGAGCGATGAGCAAGCTCGATTGGCGGAACTGCGCGACGAAATAGACAGTATTGATCAGCAAATTATGGAGCTAATCAGTGCCCGCGCCCGCTGCGCCCAAGAAGTGGCCCATGTAAAAACGGCCGCCAATCCGGGGCAGGACGTGCTTTTTTACCGGCCTGAACGCGAAGCTCAGGTGCTGCGCCGTATTATGGAGCAGAATCCGGGGCCTTTGCCCAGCGAGGAAATGGCGCGTTTGTTCCGTGAAATCATGTCGGTGTGCCTTGCGCTTGAAAAGCCCATGCACATTGCTTTTTTGGGACCGTTGGGGACCTTCACACAGGCCGCTGCGCTCAAGCACTTCGGCCATTCGGTGGTCAGCGTGCCTATGCCTGCCATTGATGCCGTGTTCCGCGAAGTGGAATCCGGGGCTGCGCACTACGGCGTGGTGCCGGTTGAGAATTCCACCGAAGGCATGATCAACCACACTCTGGATATGTTCATGTCGTCGCCGTTAAAAATCTGCGGCGAAGTGCAACTGCGCATTCACCACCACCTGATGGTGTCGCCGCAGCACGATGGCGTGGAAATTACCCGAATTTACTCGCACCAGCAGTCCTTTGCCCAATGCCGCCAGTGGCTGGATACCCACCGCTATGGCATCGAGCGTATCACCGTTTCCAGCAACGCCGAGGCGGCGCGCCGTGCCGCAGCGGAGCCTGGCTCTGCCGCCATTGCCGGTGATATGGCGGCAGAGCTTTACGGTTTGGTCAAGCTGGCCAACAGTATTGAAGACCGGCCTGACAACACCACCCGTTTTCTGATTATCGGCCGCGAAGCGGTTACCCCCAGCGGGCACGATAAAACGTCGGTGCTGGTGTCTATGCGCAATAAGCCGGGCGCCTTGTATCAGTTGTTAGAGCCGTTTCACAGCCATGGCATCAGCCTGACCCGTATTGAAACCCGGCCTTCGCAAACAGGCACCTGGGCCTATGTGTTCTACATCGATTTTGAAGGCCATATGGACGACGAACCCGCCTGCAAAGTATTGGCCGAAGTGGATGCAGAAGCGGTAGAACTCAAACGCTTGGGCTCTTACCCTATTGGTGTGCTTTAA
- the serC gene encoding 3-phosphoserine/phosphohydroxythreonine transaminase, whose product MSRAYNFCAGPATLPEQVLRQARDEMLDWRGTGMSVMEMSHRSDEFVEIAETAEQDVRELAGISDDYAVLFMQGGASSQFATVPLNLLGNSASADYVNTGIWSEKAIAEARRYGDVNVVASSAECGFTTVPDQASWKTRADAAYLHYTPNETIGGLEFDFVPDSGKVPLVADMSSTMLSRPIDVSKFGLIYAGAQKNIGPSGLVVVIVRKDLLGKAHAKTPTMMNYQVIADNASMFNTPATYSWYLAGLVFKWLKDQGGVSAIGELNARKAKKLYHFIDTNPFYANPIDPRFRSWMNVPFILADDALNSAFLKGADERQLLNLKGHRSVGGMRASIYNAMPEAGVDALIAYMAEFAKERG is encoded by the coding sequence ATGAGCAGGGCGTATAACTTTTGTGCAGGCCCGGCAACCTTGCCGGAACAAGTGCTGCGACAGGCACGGGACGAAATGCTCGACTGGCGCGGAACCGGCATGTCGGTGATGGAAATGAGCCATCGCAGCGACGAGTTTGTGGAAATTGCCGAAACTGCCGAGCAGGATGTGCGTGAATTGGCTGGAATATCAGACGATTACGCCGTTCTTTTCATGCAGGGCGGTGCTTCTAGTCAGTTTGCAACTGTGCCCCTGAACCTGCTGGGTAACTCAGCCTCTGCTGATTACGTAAACACCGGTATCTGGTCCGAAAAAGCCATCGCAGAGGCCCGCCGTTACGGCGATGTCAATGTGGTGGCGAGCTCTGCCGAGTGCGGTTTTACCACCGTGCCCGATCAGGCCAGCTGGAAAACCCGTGCCGATGCCGCTTACCTGCATTACACGCCCAATGAAACTATTGGCGGGCTGGAGTTTGATTTTGTTCCCGACAGCGGTAAGGTGCCGCTGGTTGCGGACATGTCATCCACCATGTTGTCACGCCCTATAGATGTCTCGAAATTCGGACTTATTTACGCCGGCGCGCAGAAAAACATCGGTCCTTCCGGCCTTGTGGTTGTCATTGTTCGCAAAGATTTGCTGGGTAAAGCCCACGCAAAAACCCCGACCATGATGAATTATCAGGTGATTGCTGATAACGCTTCCATGTTCAACACGCCGGCTACCTATTCCTGGTACCTGGCGGGTTTGGTTTTCAAATGGTTGAAAGATCAGGGCGGCGTAAGCGCCATAGGCGAGCTCAACGCCCGCAAGGCAAAAAAACTGTACCACTTTATTGATACTAACCCGTTCTACGCCAACCCTATTGACCCGCGCTTTCGTTCCTGGATGAACGTGCCCTTCATCCTTGCAGACGATGCGCTGAACAGCGCTTTCCTTAAAGGTGCTGATGAACGTCAGTTGCTGAACCTGAAAGGTCACCGGTCCGTAGGCGGCATGCGTGCCAGCATCTACAACGCTATGCCGGAAGCTGGCGTAGACGCACTGATCGCCTACATGGCGGAATTTGCCAAGGAGCGCGGTTAA